Within Serratia odorifera, the genomic segment ATCGGTATGGCATACCCCGCAGCATTCCATACTGAGCAAGGCTTCGCCGTGTTGCAGCGGGCGGAGCTTTTTGTCGACGATAGCGATCGAATGATCCTGATTGACAACGGCTGCTTTCATCTTGTTCTGTCCCTCTTGATAACAAAATTAAAAGATAGCGTAGAATCGGGCAGGCGGTGGGGCATTGCGGCGAGATAGGGCAGATATTCGACGGCAAGGCACAAAAAAGCCAGTCGACATGTCATCCGACTGGCTGTATGCGTGCCCGCGTTAACCGTTACAGGTTGATTGGCACTTCAAGGCTGATGCCGCGCCAACGTCGTCGGCGGTGCTGTGGTTATTATCGGTATACCACAGGCTGGTGTCGAACTTGACCTGAGAATCGAAGTTGTAGCCCCAACCCAGCTGGATGCCCTTGAGGGTATCAGAGCGTGGGAAGGCCTGGTTGATGCTCTGGTTGTTCGGGTTGACCTTGGCGTAGACCAGTCGGGTGCTCCAGCGTTGGCCATCATCCAGTACCATTTCTACCCGGCCGGACAGCATCTGACCGTCGCCGCCATGGCGTGACCCAGCGGATAACCCTGCTGGTAGTAACCGCCGCGGTAAATGTAGTGGTTATACATCACGTTGTTGGCGTTGCCGTTCGAACGGGTATCACTGCCTTCGATATGCCAGTTGATGGTGGTAGGACCCCACTCTGGGTGGCCTTCCAGACCCAACAGATAGGCATTGTGCGAGGGCAGCATGCCGGCTTCATCTTCGCCGGTGATCTGGCCATAGAAGCTGACAGGCAGGCCAACCAGCGGTTGCAGCTTCAGCTTGAAGTCAAAGCCACCCAACTGGTTGCCTGGATCGTTTTTCGGGTCGCCGGTATTGTCGTTGCCGGCAACTGCATCCCAGAATGAGCTCCAGCTTTGCGGACGGCCGTCGCCACCCCACATCATGATGCGCGATGCACCCAGTTCGAGGAAGTCGGTCGGCATCATGGTGAAGCGGCCGCCAATCAGTTTGGTGTCCGGCACCGCGCTGTATTGCGACAGCTGGCCGGCGGTCAGCTGGTACTGCCAGCGGCCAATCCACGACAGCCACGGCGTTTCAAACGGTGATTGATCGGCTCGCTGCATCATAAAGCCGGTTACCGGGCGGGCCGCGTCGGAACGAATCAGGCTGCCGTCATAACCCGGACCCCACCATTGCGATACTTCGCCAAAGGAGAGCCACTGGTTCCATACCTTGATCGCGCCGTAGGAGCCTTGCAGGTTGAATTTGGAGCTGTCGCCCACGCGCTGATCGCCTTCGACCGAGCCTTGCAGACGGACATCCCAGTAGTCGCCGCTGCCGCCGACGCCAACGGTCAGACGATCGTCGGCATATTCGTTTTGGCCAAAGCCCTGCGGGTGCCGGGCTTGTCGGTCGAGGCATAGCCGGTGATACGAATGTTGGATTTCAGTTCACCTACGCGACGCTGAACGCGTTCAATCACGTTTTTCTCGGTGTTGGTGACCGGCTTGGCCTGCGAAATCACCGAGCTGATCTCTTCTTGACTCAGTGGCCAGGTCGACAGGCTGACGTTAATTACGCCGCGATCGGATAACCAGGCAAGGTCGTTACGCAGGTCGTTATCAGGGGTAACCAGGCCGCTGGCATGGCCGGTTAACGCACAGGAAAACAGGCCAGCAGCGACCAATCCATTGAGTTTAGCGCGCATAGGAAGGATTCCTTTGAAGTTTGTGTTTTATGTAAATAATTTACGCACAATGATAGTTTGAATTGCTAATTGCAACAAACATACCACCGAGCATAATCATAACCTAAGTGTTATGCGATGCTTTATAAGGAATTTCCGATAATTGGACGGTAATTGTTCATTACTCCAATCGGATAGAAATAACGTATTTTTTTGAAAAACAAGGGAATTATAACATGGCAAAGACATCGCGTTCGATAACTATCGCCAAAGGGTTGCAACGGGTGCTCAACGTCGGTTTATTGCTGTTGGCGGCGATCCTGGTGGTGTTCTTGGTGAAAGAAACCATTCACCTGGCAAAAGTATTGTTTATCAATAGTGAGGAGTCCTCTTCGTACCTGCTGATCGAAGGGATTGTGATCTACTTTTTGTATTTTGAGTTTATCGCCTTGATCGTGAAGTACTTTGAATCGGGTTACCACTTCCCGCTACGTTATTTCATTTATATCGGCATCACGGCCATCATTCGTCTGATCATAGTGGATCATAAAAACCCATTCGATACGCTGATTTATTCAGGGGCGATATTGTTATTAGTGGTGACGCTGTTCCTGGCCAATAGCGATCGGCTGAAACGCGAATAGCAGAGATAAAAAAGGCGGCCCAGCGGGCCGCCGAAGACACAGGCTTAGAAATACATCAAGCATATCGCAGTGGCATAAATTACCCTTTGACCCCGCCGGCGGTCAGGCCGCCCACCAACCAGCGCTGTGCCAGCAGGAAGACGGCGGTGATTGGGATTGCCGACAGCACCGCTGCGGCGGCAAAGTCCCCCCACAAATAGTTCTGCGGGTTAAGATACTGTTGCATGCCGACCGCCAGCGTGTAGCTGTTGACGTCGCGCAGCAGCAATGACGCCACCGGCACTTCGGTGATGGCGGCGATAAACGACAGAATGAACACCACCGCCAGAATCGGCACCGACAGCGGCAACAGCACCAGGCGGAACGCCTGCCACGGGCTGGCGCCGTCCAGCGCGGCGGCCTCCTCCAGCGAGTTGTCGATGGTTTCGAAATAACCCTTGATGGTCCAGACGTGCAGCGCGATGCCGCCCATATAGGCGAAGATCACCCCGCCATGGGTATTGAGACCAATGAACGGCAGATATTGCCCCAGCCGATCGAACAGCGCGTACAGCGCTACCAGCGACAGCACCGCCGGGAACATCTGGAAAATCAGCATGCTTTTCAGCAGGGTGCTTTTGCCACGAAAACGCATGCGCGCGAAGGCATAGGCACAGGTAGTGGACAGCGTGACAATGCCGATGGCGGTAATCACCGCCACTTTAATCGAGTTCCACAGC encodes:
- the psiE gene encoding phosphate-starvation-inducible protein PsiE, whose translation is MAKTSRSITIAKGLQRVLNVGLLLLAAILVVFLVKETIHLAKVLFINSEESSSYLLIEGIVIYFLYFEFIALIVKYFESGYHFPLRYFIYIGITAIIRLIIVDHKNPFDTLIYSGAILLLVVTLFLANSDRLKRE
- the malG gene encoding maltose ABC transporter permease MalG — encoded protein: MAMVQPKSQRIRLLLTHLLMLCFIALIMFPLLMVIAISLRSGNFATGSLIPEEISFEHWRLALGLSVTHADGSVTPPPFPVLLWLWNSIKVAVITAIGIVTLSTTCAYAFARMRFRGKSTLLKSMLIFQMFPAVLSLVALYALFDRLGQYLPFIGLNTHGGVIFAYMGGIALHVWTIKGYFETIDNSLEEAAALDGASPWQAFRLVLLPLSVPILAVVFILSFIAAITEVPVASLLLRDVNSYTLAVGMQQYLNPQNYLWGDFAAAAVLSAIPITAVFLLAQRWLVGGLTAGGVKG